The Lates calcarifer isolate ASB-BC8 linkage group LG6, TLL_Latcal_v3, whole genome shotgun sequence genome includes a region encoding these proteins:
- the LOC108882166 gene encoding sodium-coupled neutral amino acid transporter 3 — translation MELQKMNGHSREDGFDGLDAMAEHEEFLPHKTGGKKEIHFTDFEGKTSFGMSIFNLSNAIMGSGILGLAFAMSNTGIILFLVLLVFIAILSAYSIHLLLRSAGVVGIRAYEQLGNRAFGPPGKMLAACVITVHNIGAMSSYLFIIKSELPLVIQAFLDKENTGEWFLNGNYLIIIVSAFIILPLALMKQLGYLGYTSGFSLSCMVFFLISVIYKKFNISCPLEDLHHNDSSIAAHHAPTNVTEDFCEAKMFTINSQTAYTVPILAFAFVCHPEVLPIYTELRDATKKRMQSVANISILAMFVMYLLTALFGYLTFYGAVESELLHTYSRVGSGDVLILCVRLAVLVAVTLTVPVVLFPIRRALLQILFPDKPFHWVRHIAIAFCLVFIVNLLVIFVPSIRDIFGIIGATSAPSLIFILPGIFYIRIVPEEQEPLLSRPKIQATCFAALGFIFMVMSLSFIITDWVTGESRSGGGH, via the exons ATGGAGCTTCAGAAGATGAACGGACATAGCAGGGAAGATGG gTTTGATGGGCTGGACGCCATGGCTGAACACGAGGAGTTTCTCCCACATAAAACTGGTGGCAAGAAAGAAATCCACTTTACGGAC TTCGAGGGAAAGACTTCATTTGGCATGTCCATCTTTAACCTCAGTAACGCCATAATGGGCAGTGGAATTCTGGGATTGGCTTTTGCGATGTCCAACACCGGAatcattcttttttt AGTCTTGCTGGTGTTCATTGCCATTCTGTCTGCGTATTCGATTCACCTCCTGCTGAGAAGTGCTGGAGTTGTTG gGATCCGGGCCTATGAGCAGCTTGGAAATCGGGCATTTGGCCCCCCAGGAAAAATGCTGGCTGCCTGCGTCATTACAGTACATAACATTGGAG CAATGTCCAGCTATCTCTTCATCATCAAGTCTGAGCTCCCATTGGTTATTCAAGCTTTCCttgataaagaaaacacagg AGAGTGGTTCTTGAATGGAAACTACTTGATCATCATTGTTAGTGCTTTCATCATCCTTCCTCTAGCACTCATGAAACAACTTG GTTACCTGGGCTATACAAGTggcttctccctctcttgtaTGGTGTTCTTCCTCATTTCG GTTATCTACAAGAAATTCAACATCTCATGTCCACTGGAGGATTTACATCATAACGATAGCTCCATTGCTGCCCACCACGCTCCCACTAATGTGACAGAAGACTTCTGTGAAGCCAAGATGTTTACCATCAACTCACAG ACAGCGTACACTGTCCCAATCCTGGCCTTTGCTTTTGTCTGCCACCCGGAGGTGCTACCAATCTACACTGAACTACGAGA TGCCACCAAGAAGCGTATGCAGAGTGTTGCCAACATCTCCATCCTGGCCATGTTTGTCATGTACCTGCTGACTGCTCTTTTTGGTTACCTTACCTTCTATG GTGCTGTGGAGTCAGAGCTGTTACACACCTACAGTCGTGTGGGCTCAGGGGACGTCCTGATTCTCTGTGTGCGTCTGGCTGTGCTGGTGGCTGTCACTCTTACCGTCCCTGTGGTTCTCTTCCCG ATCCGCAGAGCTTTGCTCCAGATCCTGTTCCCCGACAAGCCTTTCCACTGGGTCAGACACATCGCCATTGCTTTCTGTCTCGTCTTCATCGTCAACCTACTCGTCATCTTCGTGCCGTCCATCCGCGACATCTTCGGTATAATCG GAGCCACATCTGCACCCAGCCTCATCTTCATCCTACCTGGAATCTTCTACATCCGGATTGTTCCTGAAGAGCAGGAACCTTTACTGTC
- the apex2 gene encoding DNA-(apurinic or apyrimidinic site) lyase 2, with amino-acid sequence MKIVTWNINGIRTFRGGIKQALDSLDADIICVQETKVTRDLLDERTAIVDGYNSYFSYSRGRSGYSGVATYCKDSATPFAAEEGLSGLLTNHEGAVGCYGDHAEFSNEELQLLDNEGRAIITQHRIMCQDKVQTVTVINVYCPRADPEKPERKQFKLHFYKLLQGRAEAILKDGSHVIVLGDVNTSHRQIDHCDPSDNDDFGENPGRKWLNSFLHSGKPEEDRDEEEPDGESVHGGKFVDTFRYFHPTRTNAFTCWSTLTGARQTNYGTRIDYIFADCQLAEEQFVAADIMPEVEGSDHCPVWGQLSCPLLPSSKPPPLCTRYLPEFAGKQQKLSRFLVKVDQKSLQSEQRDALPGSQEEEERRENVNPCGAGNISGKKRVLTSDSVAPKGKKTKTVKTSSKPQGSLLSFFKPKLTNVVPPTEAPVRQCEKTLHLDEMTPTQNSPKASTTTENGRVLEDTESVFDGCPQTCASSTVEKPDKHTVTKLPQSIPQPTVRHPNANKGASLVFWKSVLHGPPPPPSCKVHGEPCVLRTVKKEGPNMGKQFFVCARPQGHASNPEARCNFFAWVDKGK; translated from the exons ATGAAGATCGTTACCTGGAACATAAACGGCATaaggactttcagaggcggcATCAAACAGGCTCTTGATTCACTAGACGCAGATATTATCTGCGTTCAGGAGACAAAAGTGACGA GAGACCTGCTTGACGAAAGAACGGCCATTGTTGACGGCTACAACTCCTATTTCAGCTACAGTCGAGGACGCAGCGGTTATTCAG GGGTTGCCACTTACTGTAAGGACAGTGCCACTCCTTTTGCTGCTGAGGAGGGTCTCTCGGGTCTGCTGACCAACCACGAAGGGGCTGTTGGATGCTACGGTGACCACGCTGAGTTTTCAAATGAGGAGCTGCAGCTTTTGGACAATGAAGGACGAGCCATCATCACACAGCACAGGATCAT GTGTCAGGACAAAGTGCAAACTGTTACTGTAATCAATGTATACTGTCCGCGGGCTGACCCTGAGAAGCCAGAGCGAAAACAGTTCAAACTGCACTTCTACAAGCTGCTTCAAGGTCGGGCTGAGGCTATTCTGAAAGATGGCAG cCATGTGATTGTTCTAGGAGATGTAAATACATCTCACCGGCAAATAGACCACTGTGACCCCAGTGATAAT GATGATTTTGGGGAAAACCCTGGGAGGAAGTGGCTGAATAGCTTTTTGCACAGTGGCAAACCAGAAGAGGACAGAGACGAGGAGGAGCCTGATGGAGAATCCGTCCACGGTGGTAAATTTGTGGACACCTTTCGCTATTTCCACCCAACTCGAACAAATGCCTTCACATGCTGGTCCACTCTCACTGGAGCGCGACAGACCAACTATGGCACACGCATTGACTATATATTCGCCGACTGCCAGCTCGCTGAGGAGCAGTTTGTGGCAGCAGACATCATGCCAGAGGTGGAGGGGTCAGACCATTGCCCTGTATGGGGGCAACTGAGCTGCCCTCTCCTGCCCAGCTCCAAGCCTCCTCCCCTCTGCACTCGCTACCTGCCAGAGTTTGCTGGCAAGCAGCAGAAACTCTCCCGCTTCCTTGTTAAGGTGGACCAAAAATCACTTCAGTCAGAGCAGAGGGATGCATTACCTGGATctcaagaggaagaagaaaggagggagaatGTAAACCCATGTGGAGCTGGAAACATCTCTGGTAAAAAACGGGTATTAACATCAGACTCTGTTGCCCCAAaagggaaaaagacaaagacagtaaaGACTTCTTCAAAGCCACAAGGCAgtctcctttcctttttcaaaCCTAAACTCACAAATGTTGTTCCCCCTACTGAAGCCCCTGTCAGACAGTGTGAAAAAACACTCCACCTTGATGAAATGACGCCAACACAAAACTCCCCAAAAGCATCCACAACTACAGAAAATGGTAGAGTACTTGAGGACACAGAGTCAGTCTTTGATGGTTGCCCACAGACGTGTGCCAGCAGCACCGTAGAGAAACCTGACAAACATACAGTGACAAAACTGCCACAGTCAATCCCACAGCCTACTGTACGACACCCAAATGCCAACAAAGGGGCATCGCTGGTGTTTTGGAAGTCAGTGCTTCATggaccacctccaccaccttcATGTAAGGTCCATGGAGAACCCTGTGTGCTTCGTACTGTAAAAAAGGAGGGGCCAAACATGGGCAAACAGTTCTTTGTGTGTGCCCGTCCTCAGGGACATGCCTCTAACCCAGAGGCTCGGTGTAATTTCTTTGCATGGGTTGACAAGGGGAAGTGA
- the zgc:162200 gene encoding LOW QUALITY PROTEIN: protein bicaudal D homolog 2 (The sequence of the model RefSeq protein was modified relative to this genomic sequence to represent the inferred CDS: deleted 1 base in 1 codon) → MLEADADPVGAAVEGEGEAEMGSRDLNAEVVRLTLELQEATEEKLQAARYGLVVLEESAALKTKHRQLEEEHEALKAELQQLKEAFADSVSSQKRAAADGECREESLLQETATKEAAMATRIEEVQAELKQARLALSNAHAEIDRLGVVSTQLKKECECLEAEKGHLRDEMKEYKVRELRQLQDNGELEEENISLQKQVSVLKENQVEFESIKLELTQKNEEQEELRSQLEEAARLREIAERQLDEALEALKEEREQKNSLRRELSALTLNPFDSVGNLELHLEQLDDSQEEVQGGEGVGEGEGEDQDSGYNNGPGSAPSSAHPPHLGGSKSNGLIHRYSTPRNSDVFLRAPASGLVSDLLSELHFSDSQKLKQQLLQAEREKSSLASKVEELQMQLVMSKQALSQQEDKVGSLTQQLEAVQSSHQHNQEAEDRGDDETENGDGGNGVFDYEVDTKSKEVLEARMRSASEELLKLRDELSQAGARYNTLEQRYKQEKDRWRAEAQELADKIRQCIKSSKQDQERISELEKEIGATRKVAIDSEGHLSVAQEELLAFSEELSNLYHHICVCNNLTPKRVTLDYYRDGARASGGGGSARRSHHVYPQHTSQKKPRANDMFISKAAALQFMGEVDSAGTSTDSPNCPGSPTLDFRDPSNVRNLVAVIRCQIKHLRVAVDLCRQRGAMPYSGLSSSGESERDAESLLEEVLKLKSLLSTKREQIATLRTVLKANKQTAELALSNLKTKYETEKSMVSETMMKLRNELKALKEDAATFSSLRVMFASRCDQYVTQLDEMQRQLAAAEDEKKTLNSLLRMAIQQKLALTQRLEDLEAPLSPHSLNSSPRRSRAKELATKSGRAPRSPRSSPARPPLRSSPRASPVLGSSAPGLATHHLRALTRSLHTSPR, encoded by the exons ATGCTGGAGGCAGATGCAGACCCAGTCGGCGCAGCAGTGGAAGGAGAAGGGGAGGCAGAGATGGGGAGCAGAGACTTGAACGCAGAGGTGGTGCGGCTGACTCTGGAGCTCCAGGAGGCCACAGAGGAGAAGCTACAGGCAGCCCGCTATGGCCtggtggtgctggaggaaaGCGCTGCACTcaagacaaaacacaggcaGCTGGAAGAGGAGCATGAAGCCCTTAAAGCAGAGCTACAGCAGCTCAAAGAG GCATTTGCAGATTCTGTGAGCAGCCAGAAGCGTGCAGCTGCAGATGGAGAGTGCCGGGAGGAGAGCCTGCTGCAGGAGACTGCCACTAAGGAGGCTGCCATGGCAACCCGCATAGAGGAAGTCCAAGCAGAGCTCAAGCAGGCACGCCTTGCTCTGAGCAATGCCCACGCAGAGATCGATAGACTGGGAGTGGTCTCCACCCAGCTAAAGAAG GAGTGTGAGTGTCTGGAGGCAGAGAAGGGCCATCTGAGGGATGAGATGAAGGAATACAAAGTGCGAGAGCTACGCCAGTTGCAAGACAATGGCGAGCTTGAAGAAGAAAACATATCTCTGCAAAAACAGGTGTCTGTGCTGAAGGAGAACCAG GTCGAGTTTGAATCGATAAAGCTGGAGCTGACCCAGAAGAACGAGGAGCAGGAAGAGCTGCGTAGTCAGCTGGAGGAGGCAGCAAGGCTGAGAGAGATAGCAGAGAGGCAGCTGGATGAGGCCCTGGAAGccctgaaggaggagagggagcagaagAACAGTCTGCGGCGAGAGCTCTCCGCCCTGACCCTTAACCCCTTTGATTCC GTGGGGAACCTGGAGCTCCACTTGGAGCAGCTGGATGACAGCCAGGAGGAGGTCCAGGGGGGAGAGGGAGTAGGTGAGGGTGAGGGAGAAGACCAGGACAGCGGCTATAATAATGGTCCTGGGTCTGCTCCCAGTTCTGCTCACCCTCCTCACTTGGGGGGCTCCAAAAGTAATGGCCTCATCCATCGCTACTCTACTCCACGCAACAGTGACGTATTCCTACGTGCTCCAGCCTCGGGACTGGTGTCGGACCTTCTGAGTGAGCTACACTTTTCAGACAGtcagaaactgaaacagcaaCTCCTACAG gCAGAACGAGAGAAGTCCAGTCTGGCTAGCAAAGTGGAGGAACTGCAGATGCAGTTGGTAATGTCCAAACAGGCACTAAGTCAGCAAGAGGACAAGGTTGGCTCTCTCACCCAACAGCTGGAGGCTGTGCAAAGCAGCCACCAGCACAACCAGGAGGCAGAGGACAGGGGAGATGATGAGACAGAGAATGGAGATGGTGGCAATGGCGTCTTTGATTACGAGGTAGACACCAAGAGCAAGGAGGTGCTGGAGGCGCGCATGCGTTCAGCCAGCGAAGAGCTTCTGAAGCTGCGAGATGAACTGTCTCAGGCAGGAGCTCGTTATAACACTCTGGAGCAGCGATACAAGCAGGAGAAGGATCGCTGGAGGGCAGAGGCCCAGGAGCTGGCCGACAAGATCCGTCAGTGCATCAAATCCAGCAAACAGGACCAGGAACGCATCAGCGAGCTGGAGAAGGAGATTGGAGCCACACGGAAAGTGGCAATTGATTCAGAAGGGCACTTGAGCGTTGCCCAGGAAGAGCTGCTGGCCTTCTCTGAGGAGCTGTCCAACCTCTATCaccacatctgtgtgtgtaacaaCCTGACACCCAAACGGGTCACCCTGGACTATTACCGTGATGGTGCCAGGGCGAGTGGTGGAGGAGGCAGCGCAAGAAGATCACACCATGTCTATCCCCAGCACACCTCCCAGAAGAAGCCGCGAGCCAATGACATGTTCATCTCCAAAGCTGCAGCATTGCAGTTTATGGGGGAGGTGGACAGTGCAGGAACCAGCACAGACTCTCCTAATTGCCCTGGGTCCCCCACCCTGGATTTCAGGGACCCTTCCAATGTTCGCAACTTGGTAGCGGTCATTCGTTGCCAGATCAAACACCTTCGG GTGGCAGTGGATCTCTGTCGTCAGAGGGGTGCAATGCCTTACTCGGGGCTTAGCAGCAGTGGAGAGTCGGAGCGAGATGCTGAGAGCCTCTTGGAGGAAGTACTAAAACTCAAGTCCCTTCTCAGTACCAAGAGGGAACAGATTGCTACCCTCAGGACTGTTCTCAAGGCTAACAAACAG ACTGCAGAGTTGGCCCTGTCCAATTTGAAAACCAAGTATGAGACAGAGAAGAGCATGGTGTCGGAGACAATGATGAAACTGCGGAACGAGCTCAAAGCCCTAAAGGAGGATGCCGCCACCTTCTCTTCACTCCGGGTCATGTTTGCCAGTCG GTGTGACCAGTATGTCACCCAGCTGGATGAGATGCAGAGGCAGCTAGCAGCCGCCGAGGATGAGAAGAAGACATTGAATTCTCTGCTGCGTATGGCCATCCAGCAGAAACTGGCTCTTACTCAGCGTTTGGAGGATCTGGAAGCCCCTCTGTCTCCCCACAGCTTAAACAGCAGCCCTCGTCGCTCCCGGGCCAAAGAACTGGCCACCAAATCGGGCAGGGCCCCTCGGAGCCCCCGAAGCAGTCCAGCGCGTCCCCCGCTGAGGAGCAGTCCACGAGCTAGCCCGGTTCTTGGTAGCAGCGCTCCTGGCTTGGCCACGCACCACCTGCGAGCTCTGACCCGAAGCCTTCACACAAGTCCT CGCTGA